Part of the Faecalibacterium duncaniae genome, CTCATGCAATCCCTCCCAATACTTCCGTAGCTCGTCTTCGGTCTTCGGGTCCGGGAGCACCGAACAGTCCAGATAATATTCAACGATGTCAAGGTTCTTTATCGCTTCAAGGAAGCAGGGGTGAAGTTCTTCTGTGGGTGACTGCGGTGCGTATCGGATCCGCCAACGCTGCAGACAGCGGTAATAGTCCAGCAGCTGCTGCCGGACGCTGGGCGGTCTGCGGGGAGCAAGCCGCACCTTACCGTCGGCAAGTGCCATGCCGAAATCGTTCTTCAACTTTTCCACAGCCTTGTAGGGAGAAAGTTGAAAAAGTCTGCCGACAAAATCGATCACATCGCCATCCGCCTGACAGGCGAAACAGTGGAAACGACTGTCCACCTTCATGCTGGGGTGTTTATCCCCGTGGAAGGGGCAGCACATCATACCGTTCCGGTTTACAGCGAAGCCGTACAGCTCCGCTGCCTGCCGGGTCGAGATGGCGCTTTTTACGTCCGAAAAGACAGAGGTGCTACCCTCCGTCCCAATGGTTGGGGTACAGGCGAAAGGACGAAGCCCGGTGAGGGGCGTGGGTGAGGTTGGGTTTATTCACACATCGATCCGTCAGAGTGTTGTTCATTTGACCTCCTGCTGCGGTACGGCGTGGCTGCGCTCTTCCTTGCGGAAGAAGGCTTCCACGTTTTGTTGTGCGGTGCGGAGTTCACGCAGTTCGATCTGCGCTTTCTTGTAGCGGGTGTAGAACCCGTTTTTCTCCGAGGAAAGGGCCTGGTATTCGGCATCCAGCTTTTTGAGGTCCGGCAGAGTCCGGAGTCCATTGGCCTTGAAATAGGCGCAAGCGGCTTCGTACACGGCAAGCTCTGCACGGTGCTGCTCCTTAAACTTGGCGGGATTCCGCACCGTCTGGAGCTTCTGTGCAAGAGGCTTGTACTGCCGATAGACCACAAGATGCCCGCGCAGCTCCTTGAGGGAGACCATGCGGGCATCCAAGTCTTTGACCACCGCCAGTGCATCGTCGTGCTGGGTTTGCAGTTCGGCAATGCGCTGGTGCAGGGCATCTTCGCTGAGCAGCTTCTTCTCCTGCAGGAGACACAAGGTTTGCGACCAGCGTTTGAGGTTGAACTTTTTCGCCCAACGCTCATAGCCGATGCCCTTGCCCACAGCAACGTTCGCCTGAATGTCAACCAGTTTCCTGATCTTATCCGGCTTCTTCTCGCTGCTGGGCTGGATGGTGACGGCAAGCTGGATGTTCTGGGAGAGGACGGTCAGCACCTGCTCTTTTTCCAGCTTCTTGCTCAGTTTCTTGGCGGTGATGAACTTTGTCCGGCCGGGCGGGCAGTAAGCTCAACCGGCCTCGGCTCTCCTTCACGGCGATGCCGTGTTTCTGCATGAGCAATGCAGAAAATTCCTCGAAGGTGGTAGTCTTGTTCAGCACAGCGTAGATCTGCTTTCGCAGCTTGTCCAGTTCGGTCTGGTAGACGGTCTGGGTGGGCTGCTGCCCTTCGGCGGCGAGTTTGGCGTTGGCATGGTCGAGGCGGCGTTGTCCGCGCCGCTGCGCCCAATACTCGCGCTCCGAAACATGGTCGCCTTGGGCTTCCAGCAGATTGATCTGGTTCAGGTCGGCTTGCTCGCACATCTCCATGACTGCGACACGGAGGTGCCGGAGCATGGCAGAAGTGCAGCGGTGCTTCTTGCCCGCTTCCCAGTCGCACGGCTTGTCCATGAAGGGCTGCCGTTCCACGGTGCGGACACGCAAGCTGCCAATGACGATGTGAACGTGGATGTTTCCCGCACTGTTGTGCCCGTCCGGGTGGGTGCAGACGATGGCGGGATGACCGGGGAAATTTTCCTTGCAGAACTGCAAGCCAAGGGCTTGCGCCCGCTCCATGGTCAGGCCGTTCTCTACTGCGTCCTTCGGGTCGAAGCTGATGATATAATGGTGGGTCTTCACGTCCTCCCGCCCGCCGTTCTTGCCGTACTTGCGGTTGGCAATCAGGCAGGCCATAGCGAACGAAGATTCGCCGCACTCAAGGGTGTCGAGCAGGTACGAATCCCGCAGCTTAGGTCTGCCCTTCTCGTCCAGAATGGGCAGACCAGTGTACTCGTTGTGCTGAAAGGTGAGATAGCTTTCGGCGGCGGCATAGTTAGAGTTTTTCGAGGTCAAATGCTTGATGGTTGCCATACAGTTCACCAACCGTTTCTTCGGCTTTCAGCCGAAAGTTCGTGAGTGCGGACAGTTCCTCCAGAATTTGCGCCCGGAGCTGCTCGGTGTCTTTGCCGCCGGAGTTGAAGTGCCGTGCAAGCTGGTTGAGGTTGCTGCCCACCTTGCTGCACTGGGCAGACAAGGCGGCAAGCGCCGCCAGTGCATCCTCGCCGCCCTGCGCCACCACAACGGTGTGCTTGACGTTTACGCCGTACAGGACACGGCGGACGAGTTCGGATTGGGTGAGGTGGAGTTCTTTGCAGGCGTATGCGATCCGCAGTTTTTCTTCTGCGGTCACTCTGACCTTGATGATGTGTGTCTTTCGTTTTCGCGGCGTGTCATTGCGGTTCTCTCGTGCGTGTGCGTTCGGACTTTTCATTTCAGCCATATTCGACCTCCTGTGAAAATGATAAATGCCCACTCCGGGATGGAGAAGGCTATGTAATGCGACACGCCGCTTTCGCACCAACGGTGCGAAGCTAGAGCAGGGTTTGGGGAAGGCACTCCTCAACAAGTGGCAGACCATGTGACAGAACATTTTCAAGCATTGAAAATTTGTGGCCACAGGTCGATACTTGCTTTCGCCCTTTCCGTGCAACACTGAAAATTTCAGAATTCGAACCGCAATGCACGTTGAAAATTTTGCAGAGCAAAACGTGTGAAAAGGCAAAGCCCCTGCTCATGGTCACCGTTCACACCGAACGCAGTTCCTACCCCTGTTTTGCAGCGGCGTTGTCCGGCTCGCCCACAGAAAGTGTGAGGTCATGGCGCAGTATCTCGTTCAGACGGCTTATGTAGGATTCAAGGTACAGTATGAAGAAAGCCGGACGCAGTGCAGACACTACAACCTGCTTCTTT contains:
- a CDS encoding CHC2 zinc finger domain-containing protein; translated protein: MMCCPFHGDKHPSMKVDSRFHCFACQADGDVIDFVGRLFQLSPYKAVEKLKNDFGMALADGKVRLAPRRPPSVRQQLLDYYRCLQRWRIRYAPQSPTEELHPCFLEAIKNLDIVEYYLDCSVLPDPKTEDELRKYWEGLHERLEKEERRLA
- a CDS encoding relaxase/mobilization nuclease domain-containing protein, with product MATIKHLTSKNSNYAAAESYLTFQHNEYTGLPILDEKGRPKLRDSYLLDTLECGESSFAMACLIANRKYGKNGGREDVKTHHYIISFDPKDAVENGLTMERAQALGLQFCKENFPGHPAIVCTHPDGHNSAGNIHVHIVIGSLRVRTVERQPFMDKPCDWEAGKKHRCTSAMLRHLRVAVMEMCEQADLNQINLLEAQGDHVSEREYWAQRRGQRRLDHANAKLAAEGQQPTQTVYQTELDKLRKQIYAVLNKTTTFEEFSALLMQKHGIAVKESRGRLSLLPARPDKVHHRQETEQEAGKRAGADRPLPEHPACRHHPAQQREEAG
- a CDS encoding plasmid mobilization protein, whose product is MAEMKSPNAHARENRNDTPRKRKTHIIKVRVTAEEKLRIAYACKELHLTQSELVRRVLYGVNVKHTVVVAQGGEDALAALAALSAQCSKVGSNLNQLARHFNSGGKDTEQLRAQILEELSALTNFRLKAEETVGELYGNHQAFDLEKL